A DNA window from Methylocystis heyeri contains the following coding sequences:
- the sppA gene encoding signal peptide peptidase SppA, with product MSLSSDYMVDRRRLRRKLGYWRIAAIAAALAAALAAMGRFSGIDTIEKATPHIARLSIEGMITGDSDTLDLIKKIGESKASALILTIDSPGGTTTGAEKLYLALRKVGEKKPIVAVIGTLGASGGYIAALGADEIVVRGNSLVGSIGVLFQFPNVAKTLDTLGVKVEEIKSSPLKAAPNGFEPTSEAARAAIASLVSDSYAWFKDLVKARRHLDDAELAKVSDGRVFTGRQSVPLKLADMVGGETEAIQWLETEKGVAKKLPVKDWKKKPSLERTGLLGLASAGARALGLSPLAVLFDQADTQHPRLDGLLAIWQGSAAN from the coding sequence ATGTCCCTTTCAAGCGATTATATGGTGGACCGCCGCCGCTTGCGGCGCAAGCTCGGTTACTGGCGCATCGCGGCCATAGCCGCGGCGCTCGCGGCCGCGCTCGCCGCCATGGGCAGGTTCTCCGGGATCGACACGATCGAAAAAGCCACGCCGCATATCGCGCGGCTCTCGATCGAGGGCATGATCACCGGCGACAGCGACACCTTGGATCTGATCAAGAAGATCGGCGAATCCAAAGCGAGCGCGCTGATATTGACGATCGACAGCCCCGGCGGGACGACGACCGGGGCCGAGAAACTCTATCTCGCCCTGCGCAAAGTCGGCGAGAAAAAGCCCATCGTCGCCGTGATCGGCACGCTGGGGGCGTCGGGCGGCTACATCGCCGCCCTCGGCGCCGACGAAATCGTGGTGCGGGGCAATTCGCTGGTCGGATCGATCGGCGTGTTGTTTCAGTTTCCCAATGTCGCCAAGACCCTGGATACGCTCGGCGTGAAGGTCGAGGAGATCAAGTCCAGCCCCCTGAAGGCCGCGCCCAACGGCTTCGAGCCCACCAGCGAGGCCGCCCGGGCGGCCATCGCGTCGCTGGTCAGCGACAGCTACGCCTGGTTCAAGGATCTCGTGAAGGCCCGGCGCCATCTGGACGACGCCGAACTCGCCAAGGTTTCGGACGGGCGCGTCTTCACGGGGCGCCAGAGCGTTCCGCTGAAGCTCGCCGACATGGTGGGCGGAGAGACCGAGGCGATCCAGTGGCTCGAAACCGAAAAAGGGGTCGCCAAGAAACTGCCGGTGAAGGACTGGAAGAAAAAACCGAGCCTTGAACGGACGGGGCTGCTGGGCCTCGCTTCGGCGGGCGCCCGGGCGCTCGGCCTCTCACCGCTCGCTGTGCTTTTCGATCA
- a CDS encoding HpcH/HpaI aldolase/citrate lyase family protein: MKLPHQFYRPLAIGAPTPLREAPVKVERMIHFVPPHLEKFRAKVPELAKQVDVVLGNLEDAIPADAKEAARAGFIEMAKSTDFGSTGLWTRMNALNSPWALDDMIEIVGAVGDKLDVVMLPKVEGPWDVAYLDQLLAQLEARNGVKKPILIHAILETAEGVKNVDAIASCSPRMHGISLGPADLAASRAMKTTRVGGGHPDYKVIADAGEASAPRPTYQQDLWHYTIAKMVDACASAGIKAFYGPFGDFSDPAACEAQFRNAFLLGCAGAWSLHPTQIALAKKVFSPDAAEVAFARRVLEAMPDGTGAVMIDGRMQDDATWKQSKVIVDLAKQVAASDPDYAKIYGF, translated from the coding sequence ATGAAGCTTCCTCACCAGTTCTACCGGCCGCTGGCCATCGGCGCGCCGACCCCCTTGCGCGAGGCTCCCGTCAAGGTCGAGCGCATGATTCATTTCGTGCCGCCGCATCTGGAGAAATTCCGGGCCAAGGTTCCGGAGCTGGCGAAGCAGGTCGACGTCGTGCTCGGCAACCTCGAGGACGCCATTCCCGCCGACGCCAAGGAGGCGGCCCGCGCCGGCTTCATCGAAATGGCGAAATCGACCGATTTCGGCTCCACCGGCCTGTGGACCCGCATGAACGCGCTCAATTCGCCCTGGGCGCTGGACGACATGATCGAGATCGTGGGCGCCGTCGGCGACAAGCTGGACGTCGTGATGCTGCCCAAGGTCGAAGGCCCCTGGGACGTCGCCTATCTCGACCAGCTGCTGGCGCAGCTCGAGGCCCGCAACGGCGTCAAGAAACCCATTCTCATCCACGCCATTCTCGAGACCGCCGAGGGCGTGAAAAACGTCGACGCCATTGCGAGCTGCTCGCCGCGCATGCACGGCATCAGCCTCGGACCGGCCGATCTCGCGGCGTCGCGCGCCATGAAGACCACGCGGGTCGGCGGCGGCCACCCCGATTACAAGGTCATCGCCGACGCCGGCGAGGCTTCGGCCCCCCGCCCCACCTACCAGCAGGATCTTTGGCATTACACCATCGCCAAGATGGTCGACGCCTGCGCCTCCGCGGGCATCAAGGCCTTTTACGGTCCCTTCGGCGATTTCTCCGACCCCGCCGCCTGCGAGGCCCAGTTCCGCAACGCCTTCCTGCTCGGCTGCGCCGGCGCGTGGTCGCTGCACCCCACCCAGATCGCCCTTGCGAAAAAGGTGTTTTCGCCCGACGCGGCCGAGGTCGCCTTCGCCCGGCGCGTGCTGGAGGCGATGCCCGACGGCACCGGCGCGGTGATGATCGACGGCAGGATGCAGGACGACGCCACCTGGAAGCAGTCCAAGGTCATCGTCGACCTCGCCAAGCAGGTCGCCGCCTCCGATCCCGATTACGCCAAGATCTACGGCTTCTGA